A single Alcanivorax borkumensis SK2 DNA region contains:
- a CDS encoding integrase core domain-containing protein, protein MDRGVEYVAYLTQSELGRHGTARHQTSTNRPKQCTDNAHTEPFFHTLKTELVHLRKFENDVEAVAAIVEFVDFYNRERFHSGIGYQSPASYVRALG, encoded by the coding sequence ATGGATCGTGGTGTGGAGTATGTCGCGTACTTGACCCAGAGCGAGCTAGGCAGGCACGGCACGGCACGGCATCAGACCAGTACGAATCGGCCGAAACAATGCACGGACAACGCGCATACGGAGCCCTTCTTCCATACGCTAAAGACGGAATTGGTTCATCTGCGTAAGTTTGAGAATGATGTTGAAGCGGTGGCCGCGATTGTTGAGTTTGTCGATTTTTATAATCGGGAGCGGTTTCACTCTGGGATTGGGTACCAAAGTCCGGCAAGCTATGTGCGGGCGTTAGGCTAA